The following are from one region of the bacterium genome:
- a CDS encoding HAMP domain-containing sensor histidine kinase, with the protein RDRIFDKFFQIEKYFTGNVEGIGLGLSYVKKIVDHFGGSIEVRSTPGQGSSFIVRLPID; encoded by the coding sequence CCGCGACAGGATCTTCGACAAGTTCTTCCAGATCGAGAAGTACTTCACCGGCAACGTGGAGGGGATCGGCCTGGGCCTGTCATACGTCAAGAAGATCGTGGATCACTTCGGCGGCAGCATCGAGGTACGCTCCACGCCGGGCCAGGGGAGCTCTTTCATCGTGAGGCTGCCGATCGACTAG